A stretch of Streptococcus chenjunshii DNA encodes these proteins:
- a CDS encoding DEAD/DEAH box helicase, producing MLFTDFHFESYIQEALNDLGFREPTAVQEKLIPVIRSGRDLAGESQTGSGKTHTFLLPIFEKLDTETAAVQALITVPSRELAYQIFQAAKQIADHAEADIRIANYVGGTDKMRQLEKLKASQPHIVIGTPGRIYDLVQSGALAIHKTRTFVVDEADMTLDMGFLATVDKIAAVLPQKVQILVFSATIPQKLQPFLRKYLTNPVIETIVSDAVIADSIDNWLISTKGRDKKTQILEITKALTPYLAVIFVNTKERAEDLHAYLTGNGLKAAKLHGGIAPRERKRIMNQVKKLEFDYIVATDLAARGIDIEGISHVINDSIPQDLSFFIHRVGRTGRNGLPGIAITLYQPDDDSDIRELEKMGIRFVPKILKNGQFQETYDRDRRLHRRPSHQRLDTEMIGLVKKKKKKIKPGYKKKIQWKADEKRRKERRAAARAQSRSKRKAKKQQF from the coding sequence ATGTTATTTACAGATTTTCATTTTGAGTCTTATATTCAGGAAGCCCTGAATGATCTGGGTTTTCGGGAGCCAACAGCTGTTCAGGAAAAATTGATACCCGTTATTCGTTCGGGACGTGATTTGGCAGGGGAGTCCCAGACAGGATCCGGGAAAACCCACACTTTTTTGCTGCCGATTTTTGAAAAACTGGATACAGAAACGGCAGCTGTACAGGCCCTTATCACAGTTCCCAGCCGTGAGCTGGCTTATCAGATTTTTCAGGCCGCAAAACAGATAGCTGACCATGCTGAAGCGGATATTCGGATTGCGAATTATGTTGGCGGGACTGACAAAATGCGGCAGCTGGAAAAGCTGAAAGCAAGCCAGCCGCATATTGTGATTGGAACACCGGGGAGAATCTATGACCTCGTACAGTCGGGGGCCTTAGCCATTCATAAAACCCGCACTTTTGTTGTCGATGAGGCCGATATGACGCTGGATATGGGATTTTTGGCTACAGTTGACAAAATTGCGGCAGTACTCCCGCAGAAGGTCCAGATTCTTGTGTTTTCGGCAACTATTCCTCAGAAACTGCAGCCTTTTTTAAGAAAATATCTGACTAACCCAGTCATTGAGACAATTGTTTCTGATGCTGTCATTGCAGACAGCATCGATAATTGGCTGATATCAACTAAGGGCCGTGATAAAAAAACACAGATTTTAGAGATAACAAAAGCTCTCACCCCTTATTTAGCCGTTATTTTTGTCAATACCAAGGAACGGGCAGAGGACTTACATGCTTATTTGACCGGAAACGGTCTCAAGGCTGCTAAACTCCATGGCGGTATTGCTCCTCGTGAGCGTAAACGGATTATGAATCAGGTTAAAAAGCTTGAATTTGATTATATCGTTGCGACAGACCTTGCTGCCCGCGGAATTGATATTGAAGGTATCAGCCATGTGATTAATGACTCGATTCCTCAGGACCTGTCCTTTTTTATCCACCGTGTCGGCCGTACCGGACGCAACGGCTTGCCGGGAATCGCCATTACATTGTATCAGCCGGATGATGACTCTGACATCAGGGAATTAGAAAAAATGGGCATACGTTTTGTCCCCAAAATTCTGAAAAACGGGCAATTCCAAGAGACCTATGACCGCGACCGCCGGCTGCACCGCAGACCTTCTCATCAGCGCTTAGATACTGAGATGATTGGTTTAGTTAAAAAGAAAAAGAAAAAAATCAAACCAGGATATAAGAAAAAAATCCAATGGAAGGCTGATGAAAAGAGACGCAAAGAACGCCGGGCAGCTGCCCGTGCGCAGAGCCGTTCCAAACGTAAGGCTAAGAAGCAGCAATTTTAA
- a CDS encoding methyltransferase family protein, which yields MLNVSFLELKIPPLLLCLITGLLMKILASFWPFFQFSVQPFFVFLFAAAGSFIIFLASHQFNKQQASVNPLQPMKTAVLARRGIYRFSRNPMYLGMTVLLFAWGIYLQAVSGFLGVLLFVLYLTQFQIKPEERFLFKKFGPLYQDYCQQTRRWL from the coding sequence ATGTTAAACGTTTCTTTCTTAGAATTGAAAATTCCACCGCTGTTGTTATGCCTTATTACGGGGCTGCTGATGAAAATATTAGCTTCTTTTTGGCCTTTTTTCCAGTTTTCCGTCCAGCCCTTCTTCGTTTTTCTTTTTGCTGCTGCAGGCTCCTTTATCATTTTTTTAGCCAGCCATCAGTTTAATAAGCAGCAAGCCAGTGTGAATCCCCTGCAGCCGATGAAAACAGCTGTCCTTGCCAGGCGGGGAATCTATCGGTTCAGCCGCAATCCCATGTATTTAGGCATGACTGTGCTTCTGTTCGCCTGGGGAATTTATCTGCAAGCTGTTTCCGGCTTCCTAGGTGTGCTGCTCTTTGTCCTTTACCTGACCCAGTTCCAAATCAAGCCTGAGGAACGATTTTTATTCAAAAAATTCGGTCCGCTTTACCAGGACTACTGTCAGCAAACCCGCCGCTGGCTGTAG
- the mraY gene encoding phospho-N-acetylmuramoyl-pentapeptide-transferase, with protein sequence MLISILAGAAAFILTVLMMPYFIRFYQLKKINGQQMHEDVKQHLEKAGTPTMGGTVFLLVAVIVSLVASFFLVAKNGGGMGATLGILSVVFIYGLIGFLDDFLKIFKQINEGLTPWQKMLLQIIGGLIFYFLHVRPSGTDALNVLGFNLHLGLLYVFFVLFWVVGFSNAVNLTDGIDGLASISVVISLAAYGVIAHVQRQFDVLLIILVMIGALLGFFIFNHKPAKVFMGDVGSLALGAMLAAISIALRQEWTLLVIGIVYVIETSSVMLQVSYFKYTKKKYGEGRRIFLMTPFHHHLELGGLSGKASKWSEWQVDAFLWGLGAAASLLTLAVLYL encoded by the coding sequence ATGCTTATTAGTATATTGGCAGGTGCAGCAGCTTTTATATTGACAGTGCTTATGATGCCCTATTTTATCCGCTTTTATCAGCTTAAAAAAATCAATGGACAGCAGATGCACGAAGATGTGAAACAGCATCTTGAAAAAGCAGGAACCCCGACAATGGGTGGAACAGTATTTTTACTGGTTGCTGTAATTGTAAGTCTAGTGGCCAGTTTTTTTCTGGTCGCTAAAAACGGCGGCGGTATGGGAGCCACTCTCGGAATCTTATCTGTAGTGTTTATCTACGGGCTGATAGGTTTTTTAGATGATTTTTTAAAAATTTTTAAGCAGATCAATGAAGGACTGACTCCTTGGCAAAAGATGCTTCTGCAAATTATCGGCGGCCTCATCTTCTACTTTTTGCATGTCCGTCCCAGCGGAACAGATGCTCTTAATGTCTTGGGGTTCAACCTGCACTTAGGCTTACTGTATGTCTTTTTTGTCCTATTCTGGGTTGTCGGTTTTTCCAATGCCGTTAACTTAACGGATGGTATTGATGGCTTAGCTTCGATTTCGGTCGTTATCAGTCTTGCAGCCTATGGAGTCATTGCCCACGTGCAGAGACAATTCGATGTGCTGTTGATTATTCTGGTGATGATTGGCGCACTTTTGGGCTTCTTTATCTTTAATCACAAGCCTGCCAAAGTGTTTATGGGAGATGTCGGGAGCTTGGCTTTAGGAGCGATGCTGGCTGCCATCTCAATCGCTCTGCGCCAGGAATGGACTCTGCTGGTTATCGGCATCGTTTATGTGATTGAGACCAGTTCTGTGATGCTGCAGGTCTCCTACTTTAAATACACGAAAAAGAAATACGGTGAAGGCAGACGCATCTTCCTCATGACTCCTTTTCACCATCATTTAGAATTAGGCGGTCTGTCCGGTAAAGCTTCTAAATGGAGCGAATGGCAGGTAGACGCTTTCCTTTGGGGTCTTGGTGCAGCAGCCAGTCTGCTGACTTTAGCTGTCTTGTATTTATAA
- the pbp2X gene encoding penicillin-binding protein PBP2X — translation MRKFLKKWQNRFLGYVISDRKRPRQNREHVGQNLMILAIFIFFVFIINFVIIIGTDKKFGEKLSDKARDVYQTTVTVQAKRGTIYDRNGNPIAEDSTTYSVYAIIDKSYISSTGEKLYVQSSQFDQVAEIFNQQLDMDKEEVLSQLRQKNVFQVSFGTKGSGISYSTMSAITEAMQEAGIEGIAFTTSPGRMYKNGIFASQFIGVAQLQENKDGTKSLIGTSGLEASLNDILSGEDGTVTYEKDKNGNTLLGTGTTVKEAVNGKDVYTTLSEPIQTYLETQMDVFQAEAKGVYASATLINAKTGEILATSQRPTYNPSTLEGYDEGNLKTWNTLLYQSNYEPGSTMKVMTLASAIDSGVFNPSESYSNSEGLTIADATIQDWAINEGSSTGQYMTMAQGFAYSSNVGMTMLEQKMGNDKWLNYLSKFRFGYPTRFGMGNEATGLLPSDNIVTIAMSAFGQGIATTQTQMLRAFTSVSNDGVMVEPQFISKLYDPNTDTSRSASAEVVGNPVSAEAARQTRDYMVTVGTDPYYGTLYSNGPIIQVGNESVAVKSGTAQIAAEDGSGYLTGSNDYIYSVVAMLPSEDPEFVMYVTLQQPEERFSALYWQDVVNPVLEEAALMRDTLLAPAANDTDQQTEYLLDDIVGKNPGETAEELRRNLVHPVVLGTGSKISKVSKKSGSNLAENEQLLLLTNHLEKVPDMYGWTKANVDTFAKWTGIKIKYKGSDSGTVVKQSVDIDTNIDDIKKMTITLGE, via the coding sequence ATGCGAAAGTTTTTAAAAAAATGGCAGAATCGCTTTTTAGGCTATGTTATCAGCGATCGCAAGCGGCCGCGGCAGAATCGCGAACATGTCGGGCAAAACCTGATGATTCTGGCAATTTTCATTTTTTTTGTATTTATTATTAATTTTGTCATCATTATCGGAACTGACAAAAAGTTTGGTGAGAAACTCTCAGATAAAGCCAGAGATGTTTATCAGACAACAGTTACGGTGCAGGCAAAACGAGGCACAATATATGACCGCAATGGCAACCCTATTGCTGAAGATTCAACCACCTACAGCGTCTATGCCATCATCGATAAGTCTTACATCTCCTCCACCGGCGAAAAGTTATACGTCCAGTCTTCCCAGTTTGATCAGGTGGCAGAGATATTCAATCAGCAGCTGGATATGGATAAAGAAGAGGTGCTGTCTCAGCTGAGGCAAAAGAATGTCTTTCAGGTGAGTTTCGGAACCAAAGGTTCGGGCATCTCTTACAGTACGATGTCAGCCATTACAGAGGCTATGCAGGAAGCTGGCATAGAGGGCATAGCCTTTACGACCAGCCCCGGACGGATGTATAAAAACGGTATTTTTGCCTCTCAGTTTATCGGTGTTGCACAGCTGCAGGAAAATAAAGACGGCACCAAAAGTCTCATCGGTACCTCCGGTCTTGAAGCCAGTTTAAACGATATTTTATCCGGAGAAGACGGAACTGTAACCTACGAAAAAGATAAGAACGGCAATACACTGCTTGGAACCGGAACGACTGTCAAAGAGGCAGTTAACGGAAAAGATGTTTACACAACGCTATCTGAACCGATTCAGACTTATCTGGAGACTCAGATGGATGTTTTTCAGGCGGAAGCTAAGGGTGTCTATGCCAGTGCGACTCTTATCAATGCCAAGACAGGAGAAATTCTGGCAACTTCACAAAGACCGACTTATAATCCCAGCACACTGGAGGGTTATGATGAGGGCAACCTTAAAACCTGGAACACGTTGCTTTATCAAAGCAACTATGAACCCGGTTCAACCATGAAAGTGATGACCCTGGCCTCAGCCATTGATTCGGGAGTCTTCAACCCTTCCGAAAGTTACAGTAACAGTGAGGGACTGACCATTGCAGATGCGACGATTCAGGACTGGGCAATCAATGAAGGATCTTCTACTGGACAGTATATGACAATGGCTCAGGGGTTTGCTTACTCCAGTAATGTAGGGATGACCATGCTGGAGCAGAAGATGGGCAATGATAAATGGCTGAATTACCTTTCTAAATTCCGCTTTGGCTATCCGACCCGTTTTGGAATGGGCAATGAAGCAACAGGACTTTTGCCATCGGATAATATTGTAACTATTGCCATGAGTGCTTTCGGCCAAGGGATAGCAACAACCCAAACCCAAATGCTGCGGGCCTTTACCTCTGTTTCCAACGATGGTGTCATGGTTGAACCGCAGTTCATCAGTAAGCTTTATGATCCTAACACTGATACCAGCCGCAGTGCCTCAGCTGAGGTGGTCGGCAATCCGGTTTCCGCTGAAGCAGCCAGACAGACCAGAGATTATATGGTGACTGTCGGCACGGATCCTTACTATGGAACCCTGTACTCGAATGGACCTATCATTCAGGTGGGCAACGAATCTGTTGCTGTCAAATCAGGAACAGCTCAAATCGCGGCAGAAGATGGTAGCGGTTATTTGACAGGCTCAAACGACTATATCTATTCTGTTGTGGCCATGCTTCCTTCAGAAGATCCGGAGTTTGTCATGTATGTAACCCTGCAGCAGCCAGAAGAGCGCTTTTCAGCTTTGTATTGGCAGGATGTTGTCAATCCGGTTTTAGAAGAAGCTGCCTTGATGCGGGATACCCTGCTGGCGCCGGCAGCCAACGATACAGACCAGCAGACAGAGTATCTTTTAGACGATATAGTCGGCAAAAATCCTGGTGAAACGGCAGAAGAACTGAGGCGCAACCTAGTTCACCCTGTTGTTTTGGGAACCGGCAGCAAAATCAGCAAGGTTTCTAAGAAATCTGGCTCCAACTTAGCAGAAAACGAACAGCTTCTGCTTTTAACCAATCATCTGGAAAAAGTTCCGGACATGTATGGCTGGACCAAAGCAAATGTGGACACCTTTGCAAAATGGACGGGCATAAAAATCAAATACAAGGGTTCTGATTCCGGAACAGTGGTCAAACAAAGCGTTGATATTGACACTAACATTGATGACATCAAAAAAATGACTATTACTTTAGGAGAGTAA
- the ftsL gene encoding cell division protein FtsL, with amino-acid sequence MTNEKRTEAVTNVLQKRIRTFSRIEKAFYGAIILTAITMAVSIVYLQSRNLQVQQEITNLNSQINDKETELNNAKQEVAELSGRDRILQIATESGLSSENANISEVK; translated from the coding sequence ATGACTAATGAAAAACGAACTGAAGCCGTAACAAATGTACTGCAAAAACGTATTCGCACTTTTTCAAGAATTGAAAAGGCTTTTTACGGTGCTATTATTCTTACGGCTATTACCATGGCAGTCAGTATTGTTTATCTGCAGAGCCGAAATCTTCAGGTGCAGCAGGAAATTACGAACTTAAACAGCCAAATTAATGATAAAGAAACGGAACTCAACAACGCTAAACAGGAAGTTGCTGAATTAAGCGGCCGCGATCGTATTCTCCAAATTGCTACAGAATCGGGCCTGAGCAGCGAAAATGCTAACATTTCTGAGGTAAAATGA
- the rsmH gene encoding 16S rRNA (cytosine(1402)-N(4))-methyltransferase RsmH produces the protein MTNDFYHKTVLLHEAVDRLEVKPNGVYVDATLGGAGHSSYLLSQLNSRGRLYAFDQDQKAIDQAKIRLQSYIEAGQAFLIKDNFKHLSSSLSKYGQTAVDGILYDLGVSSPQLDEGERGFSYKKDAPLDMRMNQEQELSAYEVVNHYAYRDLVRIFFHYGEDKFAKQVARKIEAARQTQPIATTGELAELIKAAKPAKELKKKGHPAKQIFQAIRIEVNDELKAVRTSLEQALALLKPEGRIAVISFHSLEDRIVKQLFREVTELSVPKGLPFIPEELQPKFELINRRPILPSKEELEVNHRAHSAKLRVIKKIRE, from the coding sequence ATGACAAATGATTTTTATCATAAGACGGTGCTTTTGCATGAGGCTGTTGACAGACTTGAGGTTAAGCCTAACGGCGTTTATGTTGATGCGACTTTAGGCGGAGCTGGGCACAGCAGCTATTTGCTGTCACAGCTTAACAGTAGAGGGCGTCTTTATGCTTTTGATCAGGATCAGAAAGCTATCGATCAGGCAAAGATTCGGCTGCAGTCCTATATTGAGGCTGGACAGGCCTTTCTTATTAAAGACAATTTTAAACATCTCAGTTCCAGTCTCAGCAAGTACGGGCAGACAGCTGTTGATGGGATTCTTTATGACTTGGGTGTTTCCAGTCCGCAGCTGGACGAAGGGGAGCGCGGCTTTTCTTATAAAAAAGATGCCCCTCTTGATATGCGAATGAATCAGGAACAGGAGCTGTCAGCCTATGAAGTGGTCAACCACTATGCTTACCGCGATTTGGTTCGTATCTTCTTTCATTACGGTGAAGATAAGTTTGCCAAGCAGGTGGCCAGAAAGATTGAAGCAGCCAGACAGACCCAACCTATTGCTACAACTGGGGAACTGGCTGAACTGATTAAAGCAGCTAAGCCGGCTAAGGAACTAAAGAAGAAGGGCCACCCGGCTAAGCAGATCTTTCAGGCAATCCGCATTGAGGTCAATGATGAACTCAAAGCGGTACGAACATCGCTTGAGCAGGCTCTAGCCCTTCTAAAGCCTGAAGGACGTATAGCAGTGATCAGTTTCCATTCTTTAGAGGACCGTATTGTTAAGCAGCTTTTTCGGGAAGTGACCGAGCTGTCAGTTCCTAAGGGACTGCCCTTTATACCAGAAGAGCTGCAGCCTAAGTTTGAGTTGATTAACCGCAGACCGATTTTACCAAGTAAAGAAGAATTGGAAGTGAATCACCGGGCCCATTCGGCCAAACTTCGGGTTATCAAAAAAATAAGAGAATAG